The following are encoded together in the Populus trichocarpa isolate Nisqually-1 chromosome 5, P.trichocarpa_v4.1, whole genome shotgun sequence genome:
- the LOC7479128 gene encoding U3 snoRNP-associated protein-like EMB2271, whose product MNKNPRKRGGPPGRNERGGSKFSMNRDPFFSNNKRRKKGEDEDIESEEEEELDGGMLNGGGESGEDEEDEELIPEETAEEKRQRIAKAVVENLRAREKELEGEEDEEGDREFEKEGERDSSVAKKLMQQQLEESGRLRRAIASRVQKPESVDGFEVLVKHRQSVTAVCLSDDDSKGFSASKDGTILHWDVDSGKAEKYQWPNDEILRSHGAKNPEGRATKHSRNVLALAVSTDGRYLASGGLDRHVHLWDTRTREHIQAFPGHKGPVSCLTFRKGSSELFSGSYDRSIKIWNVEDRAYMNTLFGHQSELLTIDCLWQERVLAVGRDRSMQLFKVHDESRLIFRSSTSSLECCCFIDNSEFVSGSDDGNIELWSVQKKKPVYIVKNAHTSSTDVNNGELKDNGRNYNGHVASSWVSSVGVCRGSDLAASGAGNGSVRLWAVEGAGKGIRPLYDLPLTGFVNSLAFAKSGKFLLAGVGQEPRLGRWGHNSAARNGVAIQQLKLL is encoded by the exons ATGAACAAGAATCCAAGGAAGAGAGGAGGCCCCCCGGGAAGAAACGAGAGGGGGGGCAGCAAGTTTTCTATGAATAGAGATCCCTTTTTCAGCAACAATAAAAGGCGTAAGAAGGGTGAGGATGAAGACATCGAAtccgaggaggaggaggagttggACGGAGGAATGCTAAATGGTGGAGGAGAATCAGGGGAGGATGAAGAGGATGAGGAATTAATACCGGAGGAGACGGCGGAAGAGAAGAGGCAGCGGATTGCGAAAGCAGTGGTAGAGAATCTTAGAGCGAGAGAGAAGGAGCTTGAGGGTGAGGAGGATGAAGAGGGGGATAGAGAGTTTGAGAAGGAAGGTGAGAGGGATTCTTCTGTGGCTAAGAAATTGATGCAGCAACAGCTTGAAGAAAGTGGTCGCTTGAGAAGAGCCATTGCTT CTAGGGTTCAAAAGCCAGAGAGTGTCGATGGGTTTGAAGTCCTTGTGAAGCATCGGCAATCTGTTACTGCTGTATGCCTTTCTGATGATGACTCGAAGGGCTTTTCTGCTTCCAAAGATGGAACAATTTTGCATTGGGATGTAGACAGTGGAAAAGCTGAAAAATACCAATGGCCTAACGATGAAATACTAAGATCCCATGGGGCCAAGAATCCAGAAGGTCGAGCAACTAAGCATAGCAGGAATGTTTTGGCATTGGCTGTTAGTACTGATGGTCGGTATTTGGCCAGTGGAGGCTTGGATCGGCATGTTCATTTGTGGGACACTCGTACACGAGAACATATTCAG GCTTTCCCAGGTCATAAAGGTCCTGTCTCATGTTTGACGTTTAGGAAAGGGAGTTCAGAACTTTTTTCTGGTTCATATGATCGATCAATCAAGATATGGAATGTAGAAGATAGAGCTTACATGAACACATTGTTTGGTCACCAAAGTGAATTGTTAACAATTGATTGTTTGTGGCAAGAACGAGTGCTTGCTGTTGGACGTGATCGGAGCATGCAATTGTTTAAg GTCCATGATGAGTCAAGGCTGATATTTCGTTCTTCTACGTCATCTTTGGAGTGTTGCTGTTTTATTGACAACAGCGAATTTGTGTCTGGATCAGATGATGGAAATATTGAGCTTTGGAGTGTACAAAAGAAGAAGCCTGTGTACATTGTTAAGAATGCTCATACTTCGTCGACTGATGTCAATAATGGTGAACTGAAGGATAATGGAAGAAATTACAATGGTCATGTTG CGTCTTCCTGGGTAAGTTCAGTCGGTGTGTGTAGAGGCAGCGATCTTGCTGCATCAGGGGCTGGGAATGGTTCTGTCCGCTTATGGGCTGTAGAAGGTGCTGGCAAAGGCATCCGGCCCTTGTACGATCTTCCATTG ACTGGGTTTGTAAATTCTCTGGCCTTTGCAAAATCTGGAAAGTTCCTTCTCGCTGGGGTTGGACAG GAACCTCGCCTAGGAAGATGGGGACACAATTCAGCTGCTCGAAACGGAGTTGCAATCCAGCAGTTGAAGCTTTTGTAG
- the LOC7466832 gene encoding zinc finger CCCH domain-containing protein 38 isoform X1, producing MKEGGTASVKMSGSGRKRSSKWDLKEGSQMSFEDVEDNAWPGKAGIPFRDKESRCDWLPPEAAGGTRSKWLAMEPLPGRRGSRRVDNIDEDHSRTLKATYEDESYGTRMSPGLDEWRQQSFRNSPKNEYKRLRSWLALVDLSCLWFVCKSRSLSRSRSRSQSRSRSPVYGFGRESGAYDRTRSRSGVSAQLCKDFVAGRCRRGSHCQFLHQDTETYEDDWERPRKTAASKYPISHDTKQYPMGSGRSANCCTNFLKGNCRRGESCRYAHHGASDPSSRGSANEVIRERDNDRRRRYASPERRAERETSRAADIPCKFFAAGNCQNGKYCRFSHHDQTLASPDKRSRDVRWPPSQNSDELEKSWKGPKWSDSHTSDSAKFSEDKNEKLDAPNLRLSARHMEDGWGHNPDEDKTASNPPTNEVVEIDKKEAFQWKTENSGDNTNVSENWLGDMEMSPDWNYRLQPSNHINEGSCHELQEGSGRMHDTAAVMPPISNETSSIQQGFNLKEVGGSALPHDDDGVTAKTASSYINISANALASQSFNKNGQSSNTSPILNLNTVGQIQEAILTNASRGGTTTNPQNQTLFQERTVINIPDTGNPNAPHANLGIPTAQNMASNEHLTQLTNLSATLVQLLVNGQQLPQLYEAHNSHDGTFANSEGTVTVKPDSAVTIQPNQAAEPRKQYDPICDSVEPGKLNVNTNPPDKKLELLSKSLSPSSLAAAPNGGDFNKFFLEQESNEKSSQLNQPAPAASSEATNENNGVGSGEGNKVQEQDKTAQENGPLENSDGDGKADESRKNKDAKGNRAFKFALVEFVKDLLKPAWKEGQISKDAYKNIVKKVVDKVTGTMHSASIPTTQEKIEQYLSVSKPKLTKLVQAYVEKFQKDK from the exons ATGAAAGAAGGTGGTACTGCTTCTGTCAAAATGAGTGGGAGTGGCCGAAAACGTAGTTCAAAATGGGATTTGAAAGAAGGGTCTCAAATGTCATTTGAAGATGTGGAAGACAATGCATGGCCTGGGAAAGCAGGAATACCTTTTCGTGACAAAGAATCACGATGTGACTGGCTCCCACCTGAAGCTGCTGGCGGCACTCGCTCCAAGTGGTTGGCTATGGAACCTTTGCCTGGAAGAAGAGGCTCCCGCAGGGTTGATAATATCGATGAGGACCATAGTAGAACTTTGAAAGCCACCTATGAAGATGAGAGTTATGGAACTAGAATGTCTCCTGGTCTTGATGAATGGAGACAGCAAAGTTTTCGAAACTCTCCCAAGAATGAATATAAAAGATTAAGAAG TTGGTTGGCATTGGTTGACTTGTCCTGTCTCTGGTTTGTCTGCAAAAGCAGGAGCCTGAGTCGAAGTCGGAGCCGGAGCCAGAGCAGGAGCAGGAGCCCCGTCTATGGCTTCGGGCGAGAATCAGGAGCATATGACAGAACTAGAAGTAGATCTGGTGTATCAGCTCAATTATGTAAGGATTTTGTTGCTGGGAGATGCAGGAGAGGCAGTCATTGCCAGTTTCTTCACCAAGATACTGAGACTTATGAGGATGATTGGGAAAGACCCAGGAAAACTGCAGCTTCTAAATATCCTATCTCTCATGATACTAAGCAGTACCCAATGGGGAGTGGAAGATCTGCCAATTGCTGCACTAATTTTCTAAAGGGAAACTGTAGAAGGGGTGAATCCTGCAGGTATGCTCATCATGGTGCTTCTGATCCATCCAGTAGGGGGTCTGCAAATGAGGTGATTAGAGAAAGAGATAATGACCGAAGGCGTAGATATGCATCTCCAGAGAGACGTGCTGAGCGTGAAACCAGCAGAGCAGCTGATATTCCCTGCAAATTTTTTGCTGCTGGCAATTGCCAGAATGGAAAATATTGCAGGTTTTCTCATCATGATCAGACACTTGCAAGTCCTGACAAAAGATCACGAGATGTTAGGTGGCCACCAAGCCAAAACTCGGATGAATTGGAAAAATCATGGAAGGGTCCAAAATGGAGTGACAGTCATACCTCAGACTCTGCAAAGTTCAGCgaggataaaaatgaaaaattggacGCACCTAATCTGAGGCTCTCTGCACGGCATATGGAGGATGGATGGGGCCATAATCCTGATGAGGACAAGACAGCCAGTAATCCTCCAACAAATGAAGTGGTTGAGATCGACAAAAAGGAAGCCTTCCAATGGAAGACTGAAAATTCTGGTGATAACACTAATGTTTCTGAGAATTGGCTTGGTGATATGGAAATGTCTCCGGATTGGAACTACAGACTGCAACCTTCTAACCATATCAACGAAGGATCCTGTCATGAACTTCAAGAGGGTTCAGGTCGGATGCATGATACCGCTGCAGTCATGCCGCCAATTTCAAATGAAACATCTTCCATTCAACAGGGCTTTAATTTAAAGGAGGTTGGGGGTAGTGCTTTGCCgcatgatgatgatggtgtgACTGCAAAAACTGCTAGTTCCTACATAAACATTTCTGCCAATGCCCTTGCATCACAAAGCTTCAACAAAAATGGCCAGAGTTCAAATACTTCACCTATTCTGAATTTGAATACTGTTGGACAAATTCAAGAAGCAATCTTGACCAATGCTTCAAGAGGAGGGACAACAACAAATCCTCAAAATCAAACACTATTTCAGGAGAGGACAGTGATCAACATTCCAGATACTGGGAATCCAAATGCTCCACATGCGAATTTGGGGATTCCAACAGCACAAAACATGGCCAGTAATGAACATTTGACTCAGCTTACCAACCTATCCGCCACTCTGGTTCAGTTACTTGTGAATGGACAGCAGCTTCCACAACTTTATGAAGCTCATAATTCGCATGATGGTACCTTTGCCAACTCAGAGGGCACTGTCACTGTGAAACCAGATTCTGCAGTGACCATTCAGCCAAATCAAGCTGCTGAACCCCGGAAGCAGTATGATCCTATTTGCGACAGTGTTGAGCCTGGGAAGCTTAATGTCAATACTAATCCTCCAGATAAGAAACTAGAATTGTTATCCAAAAGCTTGTCCCCTTCATCTCTTGCTGCTGCACCCAATGGTGGTGACTTTAACAAGTTCTTCTTGGAGCAAGAGTCTAATGAAAAGAGTTCCCAGTTAAATCAGCCAGCACCAGCTGCGAGTTCTGAAGCTACCAATGAAAACAATGGGGTGGGGTCTGGTGAAGGCAATAAAGTGCAAGAGCAGGATAAGACCGCACAAGAAAATGGTCCCTTAGAGAACAGTGATGGTGATGGCAAAGCTGATGAGAGCAGGAAAAACAAGGATGCCAAGGGAAATCGTGCATTTAAGTTTGCACTGGTGGAGTTTGTTAAGGATCTTCTGAAACCTGCATGGAAGGAAGGTCAAATCAGCAAAGACGCTTACAAGAACATAGTTAAGAAAGTGGTTGACAAAGTTACTGGTACCATGCACAGTGCTAGTATTCCAACGACGcaggaaaaaattgaacaatatCTGTCGGTTTCAAAGCCGAAGCTGACGAAACTTGTACAG GCATATGTGGAGAAATTTCAGAAGGACAAATGA
- the LOC7466832 gene encoding zinc finger CCCH domain-containing protein 38 isoform X2: protein MKEGGTASVKMSGSGRKRSSKWDLKEGSQMSFEDVEDNAWPGKAGIPFRDKESRCDWLPPEAAGGTRSKWLAMEPLPGRRGSRRVDNIDEDHSRTLKATYEDESYGTRMSPGLDEWRQQSFRNSPKNEYKRLRRSLSRSRSRSQSRSRSPVYGFGRESGAYDRTRSRSGVSAQLCKDFVAGRCRRGSHCQFLHQDTETYEDDWERPRKTAASKYPISHDTKQYPMGSGRSANCCTNFLKGNCRRGESCRYAHHGASDPSSRGSANEVIRERDNDRRRRYASPERRAERETSRAADIPCKFFAAGNCQNGKYCRFSHHDQTLASPDKRSRDVRWPPSQNSDELEKSWKGPKWSDSHTSDSAKFSEDKNEKLDAPNLRLSARHMEDGWGHNPDEDKTASNPPTNEVVEIDKKEAFQWKTENSGDNTNVSENWLGDMEMSPDWNYRLQPSNHINEGSCHELQEGSGRMHDTAAVMPPISNETSSIQQGFNLKEVGGSALPHDDDGVTAKTASSYINISANALASQSFNKNGQSSNTSPILNLNTVGQIQEAILTNASRGGTTTNPQNQTLFQERTVINIPDTGNPNAPHANLGIPTAQNMASNEHLTQLTNLSATLVQLLVNGQQLPQLYEAHNSHDGTFANSEGTVTVKPDSAVTIQPNQAAEPRKQYDPICDSVEPGKLNVNTNPPDKKLELLSKSLSPSSLAAAPNGGDFNKFFLEQESNEKSSQLNQPAPAASSEATNENNGVGSGEGNKVQEQDKTAQENGPLENSDGDGKADESRKNKDAKGNRAFKFALVEFVKDLLKPAWKEGQISKDAYKNIVKKVVDKVTGTMHSASIPTTQEKIEQYLSVSKPKLTKLVQAYVEKFQKDK, encoded by the exons ATGAAAGAAGGTGGTACTGCTTCTGTCAAAATGAGTGGGAGTGGCCGAAAACGTAGTTCAAAATGGGATTTGAAAGAAGGGTCTCAAATGTCATTTGAAGATGTGGAAGACAATGCATGGCCTGGGAAAGCAGGAATACCTTTTCGTGACAAAGAATCACGATGTGACTGGCTCCCACCTGAAGCTGCTGGCGGCACTCGCTCCAAGTGGTTGGCTATGGAACCTTTGCCTGGAAGAAGAGGCTCCCGCAGGGTTGATAATATCGATGAGGACCATAGTAGAACTTTGAAAGCCACCTATGAAGATGAGAGTTATGGAACTAGAATGTCTCCTGGTCTTGATGAATGGAGACAGCAAAGTTTTCGAAACTCTCCCAAGAATGAATATAAAAGATTAAGAAG GAGCCTGAGTCGAAGTCGGAGCCGGAGCCAGAGCAGGAGCAGGAGCCCCGTCTATGGCTTCGGGCGAGAATCAGGAGCATATGACAGAACTAGAAGTAGATCTGGTGTATCAGCTCAATTATGTAAGGATTTTGTTGCTGGGAGATGCAGGAGAGGCAGTCATTGCCAGTTTCTTCACCAAGATACTGAGACTTATGAGGATGATTGGGAAAGACCCAGGAAAACTGCAGCTTCTAAATATCCTATCTCTCATGATACTAAGCAGTACCCAATGGGGAGTGGAAGATCTGCCAATTGCTGCACTAATTTTCTAAAGGGAAACTGTAGAAGGGGTGAATCCTGCAGGTATGCTCATCATGGTGCTTCTGATCCATCCAGTAGGGGGTCTGCAAATGAGGTGATTAGAGAAAGAGATAATGACCGAAGGCGTAGATATGCATCTCCAGAGAGACGTGCTGAGCGTGAAACCAGCAGAGCAGCTGATATTCCCTGCAAATTTTTTGCTGCTGGCAATTGCCAGAATGGAAAATATTGCAGGTTTTCTCATCATGATCAGACACTTGCAAGTCCTGACAAAAGATCACGAGATGTTAGGTGGCCACCAAGCCAAAACTCGGATGAATTGGAAAAATCATGGAAGGGTCCAAAATGGAGTGACAGTCATACCTCAGACTCTGCAAAGTTCAGCgaggataaaaatgaaaaattggacGCACCTAATCTGAGGCTCTCTGCACGGCATATGGAGGATGGATGGGGCCATAATCCTGATGAGGACAAGACAGCCAGTAATCCTCCAACAAATGAAGTGGTTGAGATCGACAAAAAGGAAGCCTTCCAATGGAAGACTGAAAATTCTGGTGATAACACTAATGTTTCTGAGAATTGGCTTGGTGATATGGAAATGTCTCCGGATTGGAACTACAGACTGCAACCTTCTAACCATATCAACGAAGGATCCTGTCATGAACTTCAAGAGGGTTCAGGTCGGATGCATGATACCGCTGCAGTCATGCCGCCAATTTCAAATGAAACATCTTCCATTCAACAGGGCTTTAATTTAAAGGAGGTTGGGGGTAGTGCTTTGCCgcatgatgatgatggtgtgACTGCAAAAACTGCTAGTTCCTACATAAACATTTCTGCCAATGCCCTTGCATCACAAAGCTTCAACAAAAATGGCCAGAGTTCAAATACTTCACCTATTCTGAATTTGAATACTGTTGGACAAATTCAAGAAGCAATCTTGACCAATGCTTCAAGAGGAGGGACAACAACAAATCCTCAAAATCAAACACTATTTCAGGAGAGGACAGTGATCAACATTCCAGATACTGGGAATCCAAATGCTCCACATGCGAATTTGGGGATTCCAACAGCACAAAACATGGCCAGTAATGAACATTTGACTCAGCTTACCAACCTATCCGCCACTCTGGTTCAGTTACTTGTGAATGGACAGCAGCTTCCACAACTTTATGAAGCTCATAATTCGCATGATGGTACCTTTGCCAACTCAGAGGGCACTGTCACTGTGAAACCAGATTCTGCAGTGACCATTCAGCCAAATCAAGCTGCTGAACCCCGGAAGCAGTATGATCCTATTTGCGACAGTGTTGAGCCTGGGAAGCTTAATGTCAATACTAATCCTCCAGATAAGAAACTAGAATTGTTATCCAAAAGCTTGTCCCCTTCATCTCTTGCTGCTGCACCCAATGGTGGTGACTTTAACAAGTTCTTCTTGGAGCAAGAGTCTAATGAAAAGAGTTCCCAGTTAAATCAGCCAGCACCAGCTGCGAGTTCTGAAGCTACCAATGAAAACAATGGGGTGGGGTCTGGTGAAGGCAATAAAGTGCAAGAGCAGGATAAGACCGCACAAGAAAATGGTCCCTTAGAGAACAGTGATGGTGATGGCAAAGCTGATGAGAGCAGGAAAAACAAGGATGCCAAGGGAAATCGTGCATTTAAGTTTGCACTGGTGGAGTTTGTTAAGGATCTTCTGAAACCTGCATGGAAGGAAGGTCAAATCAGCAAAGACGCTTACAAGAACATAGTTAAGAAAGTGGTTGACAAAGTTACTGGTACCATGCACAGTGCTAGTATTCCAACGACGcaggaaaaaattgaacaatatCTGTCGGTTTCAAAGCCGAAGCTGACGAAACTTGTACAG GCATATGTGGAGAAATTTCAGAAGGACAAATGA
- the LOC7466833 gene encoding LOW QUALITY PROTEIN: general transcription and DNA repair factor IIH subunit TFB1-1 (The sequence of the model RefSeq protein was modified relative to this genomic sequence to represent the inferred CDS: substituted 1 base at 1 genomic stop codon), whose translation MASGQVSKRVKYKSSVKDAGTPGRLFLTLERLMFKPNSPNSATKLNMEFRFIKNHRYTKEGSNKAPMLNLTSSQGMNYIFEFESYDDLHVCKECVGKALSKTGETPKPVDTSEVPSEQPSTEELLSRMNMLRENSELQKLHKRFVSDGVLTEAEFWATRKKLLGGNTSKKSKQRTGLKSVMLSDTKPSTDGRTNKVTFTLTPEIVREIFAEKPAVHQAYLTLVPKKMSERDFWSKYCRAEYLQHAKNANAAAAAAAEAAEDEELALFLKPDNILASETRWKIRGVDPTLDMEADEGDDYTHLPDHGIVRDGSKEITELQHELCRRTLSQDLNRHAAVVLQGTPIDEEQLKDTQTVAEALERSKQGQNTSNEEADINANQDRLSRNLKMMEIDDLQASIDLPLAPLSIKDPRDYFDSQQASALKTSRDTSIGNDPVRCTLSVEESYASLRDSISHIKNTGLVDPMVTPEVAAKVLLVLTHNISSTKYDLGKNPGLSVLDTLPNSIKEELMYHWTSLQELLRHYWSSYPITTMYLYNKVSRLKDAMSKIDSQLQELKESVQSDLRHQVTLLIRPMQQALEVAMQHYDADMQKRSSXSGERSNGYT comes from the exons ATGGCAAGCGGGCAAGTGTCAAAACGAGTCAAGTACAAGAGCTCAGTGAAAGACGCTGGCACTCCTGGTCGACTATTTTTG ACTTTGGAGAGGTTAATGTTCAAGCCTAACAGTCCTAATTCTGCTACAAAGCTTAATATGGAGTTTAGATTCATTAAAA ATCATAGGTACACTAAGGAGGGATCAAATAAAGCACCAATGCTTAATCTCACTTCGAGTCAG GGTATGAATTACATATTTGAGTTTGAAAGTTATGATGATCTCCACGTTTGTAAAGAGTGTGTGG GCAAAGCCCTTTCGAAGACCGGAGAGACACCAAAGCCTGTAGACACTTCTGAAGTTCCCTCTGAACAACCTAGTACAGAAGAACTGCTTTCCAGGATGAATATGCTGCGAGAAAATAG CGAGTTGCAGAAGCTTCATAAGCGGTTTGTGAGTGATGGTGTGTTGACAGAAGCAGAATTTTGGGCAACTAGGAAG AAGTTGCTTGGTGGGAACACTAGCAAAAAGTCAAAACAACGGACAGGCCTTAAAAGCGTCATGCTTTCAGACACCAAGCCCTCAACTGACGGTCGA ACAAACAAAGTCACATTTACTTTGACGCCTGAGATTGTTCGTGAG ATTTTTGCAGAGAAACCAGCAGTTCACCAAGCATACTTGACTTTAGTTCCCAAAAAG ATGTCAGAAAGGGATTTCTGGAGCAAATATTGTAGAGCAGAATACCTCCAGCATGCAAAAAATGCTAATGCtgcggcagcagcagcagcagaagctGCTGAAGATGAGGAGCTTGCTCTTTTCCTGAAACCTGACAATATTTTGGCCAGCGAAACTCGGTGGAAG ATCAGAGGTGTTGATCCAACTCTAGACATGGAAGCTGATGAAGGGGATGATTATACACATCTTCCA gaTCATGGCATCGTCCGTGACGGTAGCAAGGAAATAACCGAATTGCAGCATGAACTATGTAGAAGAACTCTGTCACAGGACCTAAACAGGCATGCTGCTGTTGTTCTTCAAGGAACACCTATAG ATGAGGAGCAATTGAAAGACACACAGACTGTAGCAGAGGCACTTGAACGGTCAAAACAG GGACAGAATACTTCAAATGAAGAAGCTGATATCAATGCAAACCAGGACAGATTGAgtagaaatttaaaaatgatggaAATTGACGATCTTCAGGCGTCAATTGATCTTCCTTTGGCACCGCTTTCTATCAAG GATCCAAGGGATTACTTTGATTCTCAACAAGCTAGTGCTCTTAAAACTTCCAGAGATACCAGTATCGGAAATGATCCAGTAAGATGCACCCTGAGTGTGGAAGAATCATATGCTTCTTTGAGGGACTCTATTTCCCACATAAAAAACACAGGATTGGTTGATCCCATGGTTACACCTGAAGTTGCTGCTAAG GTCCTTTTGGTCTTGACCCACAATATCTCAAGCACCAAATATGATCTTGGGAAGAATCCCGGGCTAAGTGTTTTGGACACGTTGCCAAATTCAATTAAAGAGGAGCTGATGTAT CACTGGACGTCTCTTCAAGAGTTATTGAGACATTACTGGTCATCATATCCAATCACTACTATGTATCTTTATAATAAG GTAAGCAGGTTGAAGGATGCAATGTCAAAAATTGATTCTCAGCTACAG GAGCTGAAGGAATCTGTGCAGTCAGATCTTCGACATCAGGTTACTCTATTAATTCGACCAATGCAACAG GCTCTAGAGGTAGCTATGCAACATTATGATGCAGACATGCAGAAGAGATCATCGTGAAGTGGAGAGAGATCAAATGGATATACCTAG
- the LOC7479130 gene encoding probable pectinesterase/pectinesterase inhibitor 51 yields MTTLTTKLTSTTHYPRKPRNFLHIFMASLLSFSLLSLFLFLSLSSSATLKINHQPPTKQEQKQISKPPSFATTTPPGILQACKATRLQDTCVSSLSNANVPQNPTPLQIIQSAISVSDTNLKTAQSMVKSILESSAGNIDRTTAAKNCMEVLNNSQYRITRSARDALPRGKIKDARAWMSAALLYQYDCSNALKYANDTSLTNQTMSFLDTLMSFSSNALSMIVSYDAFGNDTKSWGPPKTERDGVWELGSGGDFGSEFRGGIPSNLTPDVTVCKNGNDNGCYKTVQEAVNTAPDNEWGRRYVISIKEGVYDEIVRVPLEKKNVVFLGDGMGKTVITGSLTAGQPGISTYNTATVGVLGDGFMARGLTIQNTAGAPTHQAVAFRSDGDLSIIENCEFLGSQDTLYAHSLRQFYKSCRIEGNVDFIFGNSAAIFQDCQILVRPRQENPEKGETNAVTAHGRTDPAQSTGFVFQNCLINGTEEYMALYRSNPSVHKNFLGRPWKEYSRTVFVHCNLEALVTPQGWLPWSGGFALETLYYGEFENSGPGSNSSQRVTWSSQIPAQHVDAYSVQNFIQGDEWIPTSS; encoded by the exons ATGACAACGTTAACAACAAAGCTAACATCAACCACACATTATCcaagaaaaccaagaaactttCTTCACATTTTCATGGCTtcacttctctctttctctctcctttctctcttcctcttcctctccctctcctcctccGCCACTTTAAAGATAAACCACCAACCCCCCAcgaaacaagaacaaaaacaaatatcaaaaccACCTTCCTTCGCTACAACAACCCCACCTGGGATTCTCCAAGCTTGTAAAGCCACTAGATTACAGGACACTTGTGTCTCTTCTTTGTCTAACGCTAATGTCCCTCAAAATCCAACCCCACTTCAAATCATCCAATCAGCAATCTCTGTCTCCGACACTAACCTCAAAACTGCCCAATCAATGGTCAAGTCTATCCTAGAGTCGTCCGCAGGGAATATAGACCGCACAACAGCCGCAAAAAACTGCATGGAGGTGTTAAACAATTCACAGTACCGTATAACAAGATCAGCGCGTGATGCTTTGCCACGTGGAAAGATCAAGGACGCTAGAGCTTGGATGAGTGCTGCGTTGTTGTACCAATACGATTGTTCCAACGCATTGAAGTACGCGAATGACACGTCTCTCACCAACCAGACGATGTCGTTTTTAGACACCTTGATGAGTTTCTCCAGTAATGCTCTGAGCATGATCGTGTCTTACGATGCTTTTGGTAATGACACCAAGTCGTGGGGCCCACCAAAAACAGAACGGGACGGGGTTTGGGAACTCGGGTCGGGTGGGGATTTCGGTTCAGAGTTTAGGGGTGGGATTCCGTCCAATTTAACGCCGGATGTGACGGTATGTAAGAACGGGAATGACAACGGGTGCTATAAAACGGTGCAGGAGGCGGTCAATACGGCACCGGATAATGAGTGGGGACGTAGGTACGTGATATCTATCAAGGAGGGGGTTTATGACGAGATTGTTAGAGTGCCGTTAGAGAAAAAGAATGTAGTGTTTTTAGGGGATGGGATGGGCAAAACAGTAATTACAGGGTCGTTAACTGCGGGCCAGCCTGGGATTTCTACCTACAACACAGCAACAGTtg GAGTTCTTGGTGATGGATTTATGGCCAGAGGACTAACAATCCAGAACACAGCAGGAGCCCCCACCCACCAAGCAGTTGCTTTCAGATCAGATGGTGATCTGTCCATTATAGAGAACTGTGAATTCCTAGGCAGTCAAGACACTTTATATGCTCATTCGCTTCGCCAATTCTACAAATCATGCCGCATTGAGGGAAATGTGGACTTCATTTTTGGAAACTCAGCTGCAATATTTCAAGATTGCCAGATATTAGTCCGTCCAAGGCAAGAAAATCCAGAAAAAGGTGAAACTAATGCTGTCACAGCGCATGGCAGGACAGACCCTGCCCAATCAACGGGTTTCGTCTTTCAAAATTGTCTGATCAATGGAACTGAGGAATATATGGCACTATATAGAAGCAACCCTAGCGTGCACAAGAATTTCTTGGGAAGGCCATGGAAGGAATACTCAAGGACTGTTTTTGTACACTGTAACTTGGAAGCTCTTGTAACACCACAAGGATGGTTGCCATGGAGTGGAGGTTTTGCACTTGAAACACTTTACTATGGAGAATTTGAGAATTCTGGACCAGGATCTAATTCGTCTCAGAGAGTAACATGGAGTAGTCAGATTCCTGCACAGCATGTAGATGCATATTCAGTGCAGAATTTCATTCAAGGAGACGAGTGGATTCCAACGTCTTCTTGA